The Fimbriimonadaceae bacterium nucleotide sequence GCGATTACGTGGTGGTCGCCGACGACGTCAACCTCTATTCCATGGCGACAATCAAGCTCGGTAACCGCGCCATTGTCAGCCAAGGTTCACACCTTTGCGCAGGGACGCACGACTATACGACACCGAACTTTCAGTTGGTCGCGAAGCCGATCACAGTCGGCGAGCGGGCTTGGCTGGCGGCGGAGTGCTTTGTTGGGCCGGGGGTCACCATCGGCGATGGCGCCGTCATTGGTGCCCGGTCGGTGGTGGGGAAGGATATGCCCGCTTGGACCGTGTGTGCGGGAAACCCGTGCCGACCGCTAAAGGAGCGCGTCATCACGGGAGAAGGAAACGAGCCCGGAGCCGAAGCTCCGGGCTCAGTCGCGCCGCCGAGCTGATCAGGGGCGACGGGTTCTGCGGTAACCGTGGTCTTCGGACCGCATGAACGTGTCGTTTTGCACGCCGACCCAACTCTGCAGGATCGTTCGATAGCCTCGGCGCGGGAGGTCGTTCCCGGCGACGGCGGTCAGGTCGCCCATGGGTTCGTTGCGGAAGGGGCTGACCATCGTGCCCATATTGTCGGCGACGGTGCAGTTCTTTGGATCTTGGTTGACGCCCCAGATCTCGAGGATGCCCCAAAGCCTCTTCGAGACGTCCGTTCGGCAGCGCAGGAAGACGTTCGCCTTGATTTGGTTGCCCGTCGGGGTCCGATAGTCGGCCGCGGTCAGGATCTTGAAGACGTTGGGGTAGCGGCGCTTCCAGGGCGAGCCCTGCCAGGGAACCCTATTAGCCAGCGTTCGGGGCCAATCGAACCATTCGGCCGGCATCTGGAGGCCGCGGTCGTCGATCCGGATACCACCGACGCAATCGATCATCACGTTGAAGCGGACAATGTTGTAGTGGCCCGCGCCGACTTGGATCGGCTGCTCCATGTCCCGGAAGATGTTCCGCTCCACGATGGTGTTGCTGAGCATGTCGTCCAGGTAGATGCCGTGGTTGATGTGGTAACCCGTGATGCGCTTGCTGATGTTGTAGAGCAGGTTCTCGCGGATCACGTTGCCGCCGTAGGTGAAGTCGCGGGTGCCATAGATGGCGGCCGAGTCCAAGGCGTCGCGGACGCTATCGTAAATCTCGTTCCGCTCGATCCGGTGGTCGTTGCCCTCGAAGTAGATGGCCTGGTGGTCCATGCCATGGATCGTGTTGTTCTTCACCCGGCAGCCCATGCCAAGGATCTCGACCCCAGGGCGATAGAACGGGTTGTTCCGCCCCGTTTCCCAGATGTGGCAGTTGAGGACCTGGTTGCCGCTGCTCTTTAGGAGGGCCCTGTCCCCGCCCGAGAGGGAGACACCGGTCTCACCGACGCCGGTGACCCGGCAGGAGCGGACCGTGACCGCCCGGCCCTGCGTGACCCGGATCCCGTACCCGCCACAGTTCCGGACGGTCAGGCCGTACACCTGGGAGCCCATGGAGTTGCTCAGGCGCACGCCATCCTGACGGCCGTTCTGGATCGTGAACCCTTGGATGGTGACGTAGTCCGCGGACGTCACGCCGAAGACCGGTTGGGTCGCCATCGTGAGCACGGCATCGGTCGGCGCCTCTTGCTGGAGCGGATAGTAGTAAAGGAAGTTGCGGTTGCGGTCGATGTAGTACTCGCCAGGCGTATCGAGCTCGAAGAGCGAGTTGACCAGGACCCAGCGCCCGGGACTTTCCGGGTCCCAGAGAGCCCGGCGGGCAGGGTCGTTCATGTCGCCGCCTTGGAGGACGGCTTGGAGCGTCCGGGTCGAGCCGCTGATCTTGGCCACCCGTTCCTGCCAGATGGAGAAGAGCCGGTGGTTCGGTGCCCACCGCACCCAATAGTCTTGGTCGAAGTCCTGTTCTCCGTTGCCGACATAGGCCGGGGTCCGCGCTTGGTCGATCTCCGTGACGATCGCGGGCTTGCTGTTAGTGCTATCGGGCGCAACCGCCTCTTGGCGGGCCCAACGGCCATTCGGATAGCGGGCCAAGGTCATGGCCTGATCGTTCACCACCAGTTCCGCGGCCGTCGGGGTGGCATCCCAGTTCGAGGCGAAGTGGGACATGAATCCGGTCTCCGTAATTCCGCTCTTGGAGAGGTCTGCGACCCAGACGTTAGCCCGGAGGTCTTCCCGGACTTTGTTCAACTGGGGGCCCACCCCCCGGACCCAGTTGGAGACGGGGAGCCCGCCGTCCAAGATCGCCTTGCCTGGGACTTCGGACCTCCACACCATGCGGCCTTTGTTCGTGCCGCCGTCGAGCGAGGTGAGGCTGAGCCCTGCCGGCATGACGTATCGGCCAGGCGCCACCGTGACGCAGACTCCCTTTGGCGAGAGCTTCCCGACGCCCCTCAGTTGGCGGATGGTTGTCCGGGCCCCGATCAAGGTCGCTTTCGGGCCTACCGTGCCGCCCTTATAGGTCTTGGAAGTTCCGTCCCAGCTGTCGTTCCCGTCAGGGGACACAAAGAGGCGGTCTTGCGAGTAGGCGTGGGTGAATGCTCCGAGCGCCAGGGCGAGAAGCAAGGTAGCGCGAAATTGATGGTTCCGTGCCTTCATGTCCGTGTGGTTCCACTTCCCCCTTTTTGCCGTCTATAGCAGTGGTGCTGGCAACGGCCGAACCCCAAGAACCATGCGGGTGCGGGACGGGTCGTAAGGCTCGGGTATAAAATCGAGGGAGCCCTATAGGGCTTGCTGGGGCCAGGGATTTAGGCCGATACAGTACTAGAGGTAGGAATGAATAAAGAGCAGATGCAGTCGGCGACCTTGACCGACCTATCGATCAAGGAGCTCCTTGCTCTCTTCCGGCGTCGCCGAGGTTTGGTCATCGGCATGGTGGTTCTCGGGCTTGCCGTGGCCGGCCTGGTCTCGCTTCTTATGCCTCCGGCCTATCAGCACATTTCCTTGGTGCTCGTCGACGGCCCGACCCAGGCGAACCCGAACCGGCCCGACGACATTGTTGGAGCGATCGCACAGTCGAACTTTAGGTACGACGTCCTCACCCAGATCGCCATCATGGAGAGCTTTGACCTTCGCTACAAAGCCCTCACCCGGATCAACTACCCCTTGCCCAAAGTTTTGACCCAGGAGGAGTTCGACCGGCTCCCGCAGGTCACCGTCACCCAGGTGCAGACTACGAACAACGTCCTCATCGCGGTCGAGGCCGAGGACAAGGATGTGGCCCGCGCCCTCGGCGAGGCCCTGCCGGTCGTTTACGCGGAGTACGTCGAGGAACAGCAGAAAGACCAGGTGAGCAGAACCGTGACGTTCATCGACGGCCGTCTCGAAGAAGAGCACCTGCGACAGCGAGAAGCCGAGCAGCAGTTCGCCGACTTCCGGTCCCAGAACCAGATCGGCGACAGCAAGACCGAATCGGACGTCCGTGTCGGTCAGTTGGCCGAGGCGCAACGCAAGCTCTCGGAAGCCCAAGCCGGCTACGATGGCGCACAGGCCGCCCTGATTCAGGCCCGAGAGGCGTACAACTCCACTTCGCCCACCGTCGCCAATCCGACAACTTTGACGCGGGTCGAGGCGATCGAAAGGGCGGAGGACACCCTCACCCAGCTTAACAATGCCCGGGACGCCCTCCTCGTCAACAACTATGAGGACAGCGAGCGGATCAAGCGCTTGGACGCTCAGATCTCCGCTCAGCAAGCGAGGCTGAAGGAAGTTCGCGAAAACCGCAAAGTCTCGGCCGACACGAACACCCGGAACCCCCTTCGCGACGAGTTCGAGAGGTCTATGCGGACTTCGCAAGCCGTCGTCGACGCTTCCCGCGCCCAGGTCGAAAGATGGGAGCAAGTCGTCGCCCAACGTGAGGATGCCGTTCGAAACCTCGGCCCGCTGCTCGCCAAGCTTCGTAGCCTGGAAACGAGGATCGGTGAAAGCCAGTTGGTCGTCCAGAGGCTGCTTGAGACTCAGAACGCGATCCGTTTGCGCAGCAACGACCTTCCGAAACCCATCACAAACCTGACCGGTAAAGCCCCGGCGCGATTGATCCGACCGAACATCGTCCTTAACATGGTTCTCGGCCTCCTCGGTGGCATCGTCCTCGGCGTCGCCGCAGCCTTGATCCGCGACACCCAGCTCGATAAGGTCAACACCACGGAGGAAGCGGTCGCGATCGCTGAGAAGGATATTCTCGGCCGCGTGCCGATCCGCTCGTCCTCTCGGGACCCGCTCATTTCGGACCCGCAGAAGGCAAGGGCGTTTGAGGCGTACCGGGTCCTCAGGAACAGCATTGTCCTGATGGGCGGAGACGCCCCAGGCGGCAAAGCCTACGTCGTGACAAGCTCCGTGCCCCGGGAAGGTAAGACGACCGTGGCCGGCAACCTTGCCGTCGCGATGGCGCTGGAAGGAAAGCGGACCGTGCTCATTGACGGCAACGTCCGCAATCCGGGAATCCACAAGCTCTTCAAGACCGCCCGTGAGAAGGGTCTGACCGAGGTCCTCGAAGGCAAGATCACGGCCGACGAGGCGCTGAAGACGACTGAGATCGCCAATCTGGCCGTCATCACGGCGGGCGCGGACGCGGCCAATCCGACAGAGCTCATCGCTTCCGAACAGATGAAACAGCTGGTCGAAAAGCTGAAGGGCCAGGTGGACTACGTGCTGATCGACGCGCCCTCCTCCTTCGGTCTCGCCGACGCCCAGTCCCTGGTCCACGCGGCCAAGGACGTGGTCTTCATCACCCAGCTCGAAGGGCCGTCCAAGACGCAGATGCGCGAATCGGTCGGCATGATCGACTTCGCCGGCGGCAATATCGTGGGTGTCGTGATCAACAAAGACAGGTTGGCCACCTCCCGAGCCCGGGCCGCGATCTAGTCGGTGACGGCCGTGGACCGGGCCGAAACTGTGCTGTCTCGAGCGCTTCGCCTCCACCGCGAAGCGCTCGATGCTTTGCCCCCGGAAGAGGCAGTGGCCCTCGTCGGGGACCGCATCCGGTTGGCCGTGCAGTCCGGTGCCAAAGTCCTCTTCTGCGGGAATGGCGGCTCTGCGGCCGATGCCCAACACCTCGCCGCGGAGTTCGTAGGGCGCCTTCGACAAGACCGTCCCGCCTTGTCTGCCGTCGCCCTCACGGTCGACACGTCGGTGCTCACGGCCGTCAGCAACGACTATGGGTTTGAACACGTTTTCGCACGTCAAGTCGAAGCTATCGGGAATCCGTGCGACGTGCTCGTGTGCCTCAGCACAAGCGGGTCGAGCCCGAACGTCCTCGCGGCCTGCGAAGCGGCGAAGGCAAAGGGGCTTACAACGGTCGCGATGACGGGGGCAGCGCCGAACCCGCTCGCCGAGCAGGCCGACCTGTGCCTTGCGGCCCCGGGCGCCAGTTCCGCTCAAGTCCAAGAAATGCACATTTTTCTTGGCCATATCCTTTGCGAGATCGCCGAAACCCCGTTGCCCAGTTCGCCTTTTCTGGGCAGGCCAGGCTGCCCGGCGGAACCCCTGAAAACGGCCCCTCAGCTAAACCGCAAAGCTCTGTTCCTGGATCGCGATGGCATCATTAATGTGGATAAAGGTTACGTATTCAAACTTGAGCATTTCGAGTTCATGCCTGGCATTCACGAGACCGTCGCAAAGGCAAAGGCTTCGGGTTATGCGGTTGTGGTCGTCACCAATCAGTCCGGCGTGGCGCGGGGGCTCTATCGCGACCAAGATGTACGCGCGCTGAGCCAATGGATGGCCGAACACTTGGATCTTGACGCGGTCTATTACTGCCCCCACTTGGACCATCACCAGTGCCCGGCGCGTAAGCCGGGGGCCGAAATGATAAACACCGCAGTTCAGGAACTTGGACTTATCAAAGAAGGATCTTTCCTCATTGGCGACCGCCAAAGGGATATTGACGCCGCGCATGCCGCGGGGATCGACGGTTACCTATATGAGGGCGGTTCGATCTTAGAGCTCTTCGAAACGATCAACCTGGGTTTGAAAACTTCCTGACCTCTTGTGCCCTGTCCTTCGGACAGACCATGACGATCCCGTTTGTCACGACCACGGCGAGCCCCTCGACGCCCAACAGGCAGACTTCGTGTGTCTCGGACTCGTTGTAGACGACGGAGTCTTTCACCTCGATCAGCCGCTGGCTCCCGAGGCCGACGTTGCCCTGCTCGTCGGCGTCGTAGCTGCGAGAAAGCGAGTCCCAAGCGCCGAGGTCGTCCCAGTCGAAGTCGGCCGCCACGACCCAGACCCGCTCCGCCTTCTCCATGAGGGCGTAGTCGATGGAGATGCTCGGCAGGGACTCAAAGGCCGCGACCGCCGCATCATTCTCACCCTTGCTCAGGTGCCCCGCAATTTTGCGGATTACCGCGGCGATCTCGGGTTGGGCGCGCTCCATTTCCGCCATGAAGGCGGGGACGGTCCAGAAAAACATGCCCGAATTCCACAGGAACCGCTCGCTCGAAACGAACACGATCGCGGTCTTAGCGTCCGGCTTTTCGCGGAAGCTCTCGACCTGGAAGGCGTCGCCGTCGGGTTCGCCCACCTCGATATAGCCATACCCCGTTTCCGCGCGGGTGGGGCGGATGCCAATCGTCACGAGGCCCCCCGTCCGCTCCGCCGTCTCAAGGGCGGTCGTGACTGTCTTGTGGAAGGCGGCCGGGGGCGAGATGCGATGGTCGGCCGTGAGCACCGCCATGGAAATGTCCGCGCCCGCTTCGGGCGATTGGGCGATCAGGTTCGCCACGACCCAGACCAAGCAACCCGTGGTGTTGCGCTTGGCGGGTTCGGCCAGCACGTTGGTGTCGGCAAGAGACGCGCACTCGGCCCGCGAGGCCTCCGCGAGGTGCAGCCCGGTCGCGATGATGGTGTTCTCCACCCCGAAGAGCTCGCTCGCCCGGTCGGCCGCCTCTGCGAGCAGGGACTTCTCCGGCGACGTCAGCCGCAGAAACTGCTTTGGACGGCTTTTGGTCGAGACGGGCCAAAAGCGCTCGCCCGAGCCACCCGCCATGATCACGCCTATACGCTTGAAACTCATCACGCCTACCCTATCTTTACGCCGACCACGCTTACGGGCCGGGAGTGTATCCTTGGAGCGATGCCGAAGACGGCGAACCGGCGTCCAAAGGCCCCTTACCGGGGAAGTGTGATCCCGACCCAAGAACTCTTGGAGACGCTGGAGTCCCTTTACGGGCGCTCGCGCTTCGTGCCCCGCTTCGACCCGCTTGAAGAACTGGTGAGCTGTATCTTGAGCCAGCACACGGCGGACGCGAACAGTTTTCCGACTTTCACCCGCCTCCGGGCCGCCTATCCGGACTGGGCGGAGGTCGAGGCGTTGGGACCGGAAAAGCTGGCCGGGGTCATACGCCAGGCTGGGCTCACGAACCAGAAGGCAAAGAGCATCTGCGGGTGCCTGCGCACGATCCGCGAGCGGTTCGGCGGTTACACCCTGGAGCCGCTAGAGTCCATGTCCGACCTGGCCGCTCGGGACTGGCTGCTGAGCCTGCCCGGCGTCGGGCTCAAGACCGCCTCCATCGTGCTCTGTTTTAGCTTTGGGCGGCACCTGATCCCGGTCGACACCCACGTCCACCGGGTCTCGACGCGGCTCGGCCTCCTGCGTCCCGGGAGGACGGCCGACCAAGCCCACGACGATCTGCTCGCGATCGTGCCGCAGGGGGTCTCCTTTCGGTTCCATATCGCGCTCATCCAGCACGGCCGCATCCTTTGCCAGGCGAAGGCGCCGCTCTGCGGAAAGTGCCCTCTCCAAGACCGGTGTCCTTGGTTCGCGGAGGTGACTCTGGCATGAGCCATTTCCGCGACGAAGAGGCCGCGTCCGCGGTCTTCGCCCGATTCGCCCGACTGGCACCCCGAGATTGGGGCCGCCTCTTCGCACAATGGACGGACTGCGCCCCCGACCCGGACGCTTCCTTGGCAAACTTGGAACGCTATCTCCGGATGGTCGCCGAACCTGTTCGGGTGGTCGACCAATTGTGCGCGTCGAGCGACCTTGGTCGGTTCGCAGGCACCTTGGCAGCCGCGAACGCCGCAATGGCCGCTCGCTTTGCCGCCCGCCCGCAGGACCTGGGCGAGTGTCTCGAGGCGGCCCTCCCGGGGATGCGGTGCCAAGTTGCGGGGGAAGGGGCGCCCGGCCTCGCCACCGTCGTCGGGCATGCCCCCGTGTTGACGGGCGGGCTCGCCACCCGGCCCGATCTCGTCGCGGCCCTGGCGGAGGAGCGTCCCGTCCTGGCGACGGACTGGTTCACGGCCACGGTCAAGTGGATCGTGCGGCCCGAAGGGGAACTTGGCCCTCTCATCGCACCCTGGCTGGACCAGCCGTTAAAGTCGCTCGGTCTGCCGGGCCTGTTTGCCATCGCGAGTTTAGCGGCGAGGGAAGCGGTGCCGAACCGGGGATTGGAGGCTGCGTTCGCGGGGACAAACGCGCCGAGCGAGGAGCTGCGCGAGGCGGTGCTGGAGTGCCTGGGGCCCCTCTTTCCGCTGGCACGGACCGAGGTCGGGCTCGCGGGCGGGGTGGCGCGAGCGTTCCTGGAGACCCCCTTGCCGATGCCCGGGCTCGAATCGCAAGAGGCTGCCCTCTTGGCCGTCACCCGGTCGCGAGCGATCGGTGACGCGCCTGTCGCGCAGTTGCGGTTGCCCGGCTTCCAGGCCACGACGACCGATTGGATGCACCTGAAGCGGCACCACGAATCTGCCGTGCCCGCGCAGCACCGGCACCGCCATGTGAACCTGACCGACATCGACTGGTGCGTGACCCTGCCCTTCCTGCGCTCGCCCCTGCCGGAAGTCGGACCGGCGACGATCGAGCGCCTCAACGTCCTGCTGGAGCACGACCTCCTTTCTCCGCTCGAACACGAGGCGATCGTGGACGCGCGCGCCTTCCTCATCGAGACACGGACCCGGCTCGCCCTATTGGGGCACGAACTCGATATCGTGCCCGAGAACCCGGATAAACTTCGCCGGCTAGCGGCATCCTTTGGGATGAGCGACGGCAATTCGTTCCTGGCCGCATTCGAGGGCCACAACGAACTGGCGCGCGCGGTCTCAGAGTCCGTCTTGGCACGCCTCGGAAGTTGATGGTCTTGATCCTCGCCTATATCGGTGCCTACCTTATCGGCGCCGTGCCTTTCGGATACCTTGTCGCGAGAGCGCGCGGGGTCGACATCACTGCGACGGGCAGCGGAAACATCGGGGCCACCAATGTCGCCCGCGTCCTTGGCCGCGAGCTCGGGATCCTCGTCTTCTTGCTCGACGTGCTGAAGGGCGCACTGCCCCCGATGCTCGCCCCGATTGTGCTGGCGGGGCAGCCGCTGGGCGTTCTTGGGCTGCGGGACCACGCCCTCTTGCTCGGCGCGACCGCGATCGTCGGCCATTCGCTCTCCCCCTTCATCGGGTTCAAGGGGGGCAAGGGAGTGGCGACGGGCTTTGGCTCACTGCTTGGTCTCGCGCCTTTGGTCGGCCTCGGCGGGTTCGGCATGTTCCTGCTGAGCTTCGCCTTCACGCGGATCGTGAGCCTTTCGAGCCTCGTCGGTTCGGGGAGCGTCCTGGTCCTCGCCGTCCTGACCCGCCAGACCCCGCTCTTCCTCGCCGTCTACACCGTCCTCGTCGCCTACGTCTGGTGGAAGCACAAGGCGAACATCGGCCGCTTGCTCAGGGGCGAAGAGCCGAAGCTGGACATGAAGAACGCGGGCAAGTCGGAGTCGTCCGCCGAAACGAACGGAAAGCCGGCGGAAGCCCCGGCCATCGAAGAAACGGAAGGGCTGCCGGTCGAGAAGGGCTGATGTTCGTCGAGAGGCTTTCGTCGGATCCGTTGGCGGCGCTTCTCGCCTGCATCGTTTGGATCCCGATCGCGATCTGGATCGTCTCGCTGGTGGGCTGGCTGGTTCAGGGCGATATCGACGGGTTCAGCGGGATTGTGGGGATCGGCATGGGGCTTGGACTCGGCGTCTTGACGGTCGTGCCGCCCGCCCCTTGGCTCCCCCCTCTGATCTTCTGCGGGGTGGTGGTCACGATCGTCTTCTTCCCGTTCGTCCGAGTCTTTACCCACCGGCACGCCATGGCGTCCATCGCGCTGGAGCAGGTCGACAAGTACATGGAAGCGATCGACAAGCACCCGGACAACGTCTATGCGCGATTTCGTCTCGCAGAGCTACTGGTCGAGCGGGGTATGACGGGGCATGGCATCCGCATCGTCGAAGCCGTCCTCCCCAGCATGCCCCTGAGCCTCTTTCGGCGCGAGCACTCCCTGCTGAACGCGTGGAGGTCCGGCGCGAGCGATCCACGCCTGTTCCGCGCGGAGGGCTGTCCCTCCTGCGGCACAATGAATCCCGCAGGCGAGCTTTATTGCAAAGGGTGCCGCCGGCCCTTCGCGGCGGCTTTGGCCAGGGGCCGGTGGTTGCCGCACGGCAGTGGTCGCAGGCTGATCGCGGTGTGGCTCACGGCCCTCATCGTGATCGTCGGGCTTCCGACGGCGGTGGCCCTCAGCCAAATCTCGCCCCCGCTTTCGGCTTCGCTCGTGCTCGTCCAAGTCGGGCTTGGCGCGTTCATGCTCATCAGGTCGTTCGTAGGGACGGTGGGGAGGGAAGCCTGAAGACGCTCGACCGGTACGTCGTGCGCGAGTTGTCCGTGCCGCTCTTCATCGGGACGATCGTCATCGCGCTGCTTTTCGTGGCGAACGACATGATCGCCCTTTTCAAGACGTTCAATCTGGAGAGCATCCCCCCGCTCGCGATCATACAGCTCTTGCTGTTCAAGCTCCCCCAATGGCTTTCGATGACGCTGCCGGTGGGGGCCGCGCTCGGCGCGTCGCTGGCGATCAGCCGGCTCGCGCGAGAGAGTGAGATCACGGCGATGCGCGCGGCCGGCGTCCGAGTGCTCCGCGTTTTCCTTCCCGTGCTCGTTTGCGGGGCGGTCGTCGCCGCCTGCAATTTCCTGGTGGTGGACAGGCTCGTCCCTCCGGCCGCGAAGGCTTACACGCGCTTGATCAATGAAGTCGGGCTCTTGGGCGCGGCGCCCCAGTTCCGGTCCAACGTGGTGCTTGAGATCGACCGGTTCACTGCCAGCTTTGGGACCGTCTCCCGGAGCGATCAGGGCACGATCCTCCTCACGGAGATCCTCCTTATCGAGCGCCCACGGCAGGGCGAGACCATCCTCTACTGGGCAAAATCCGGCGAGTACAAGGACGGTGTTTGGCGCATTCTCGCCCCGACCATTTACCACCTTAGGGGCACGACCCTGACCGCGGCGGAGACGAAGAAGGAAGTCCCCATTAACGAACCGATCCGCATCGCCGACCTCTTCGCGCCTCCCACTCCGGACCAGGAGACGGTCGCCTCGCTACAGGAGGCGATCCGATCCCGGCGGGCCGCGTTGCAATCCACGACCGCGCTCGAAATCGCGCTCCAACAGAAGTTCGCGGTGCCGTTCTCGTGCCTCGTCTTCAGCCTCACGGGGGCCGTCTTCGCCATGCTCTTTGCGCGTGCGGGACCGTTCATGGGCGTGCTGGTGAGCCTCGGCCTCGTCTGGCTGTACTTCAATTTGTACGTCATCTCCGGGGAGATCTTTGGACGCAACCACTGGGTGAGCCCTATGGTCGCGGCCTGGCTGCCGAACCTGCTGTACCTGTTCGTCGGTCTGATCCTCGTGAGGAGGCTTGAGTGAGGCTTTGGAGGGCGGCGGCCGCCTGCCTTCTCCTGCTCGCGACGGCACCCAGCTTTGGGCAAACGAACATCTTTCCCGGCCTCAGCCGGGCGCTGCGCAGCCTGCCGACGCGCGACGCCAGAGAGCTTCCAGAGCCAAAGCCTCGCGGCGAAGAGACGTTCAAAGTCCGCGGAGCCCGCACGGCGCGGACACGCGGCGACGTTACCGTGCTCGAAGGCGACGTCTGGGCGAGCTACAAAGGCTATGAGCTCCGAGGCGACCGCGTCACCTTTGACCGGGTCTCGGAGATCGGCACGCTCGAGGGCAACGCCAAGCTCGACGGAGACTCTGAAACGGTCACGGGTGAGAGCATCACCGTCGATTTCAAGCAACGCACGTTCGCCTTTACCAATTCAAGGGCGCGGCTGGAGCCGGACGCAGTCCAGAAGCGCACGACCGGGGAGATCTATCTCCGGGGCGACGGCGGCGGCGGACGCCAGCGGGATTTCACCGTCAGGGACGGCAGTTTCACG carries:
- a CDS encoding WcaF family extracellular polysaccharide biosynthesis acetyltransferase, with protein sequence MIAYRLLFRWTPRQLKGWRITVLRWFGAKIGEGCNVRSRCQIWAPWNLELGDYVVVADDVNLYSMATIKLGNRAIVSQGSHLCAGTHDYTTPNFQLVAKPITVGERAWLAAECFVGPGVTIGDGAVIGARSVVGKDMPAWTVCAGNPCRPLKERVITGEGNEPGAEAPGSVAPPS
- a CDS encoding right-handed parallel beta-helix repeat-containing protein produces the protein MLLALALGAFTHAYSQDRLFVSPDGNDSWDGTSKTYKGGTVGPKATLIGARTTIRQLRGVGKLSPKGVCVTVAPGRYVMPAGLSLTSLDGGTNKGRMVWRSEVPGKAILDGGLPVSNWVRGVGPQLNKVREDLRANVWVADLSKSGITETGFMSHFASNWDATPTAAELVVNDQAMTLARYPNGRWARQEAVAPDSTNSKPAIVTEIDQARTPAYVGNGEQDFDQDYWVRWAPNHRLFSIWQERVAKISGSTRTLQAVLQGGDMNDPARRALWDPESPGRWVLVNSLFELDTPGEYYIDRNRNFLYYYPLQQEAPTDAVLTMATQPVFGVTSADYVTIQGFTIQNGRQDGVRLSNSMGSQVYGLTVRNCGGYGIRVTQGRAVTVRSCRVTGVGETGVSLSGGDRALLKSSGNQVLNCHIWETGRNNPFYRPGVEILGMGCRVKNNTIHGMDHQAIYFEGNDHRIERNEIYDSVRDALDSAAIYGTRDFTYGGNVIRENLLYNISKRITGYHINHGIYLDDMLSNTIVERNIFRDMEQPIQVGAGHYNIVRFNVMIDCVGGIRIDDRGLQMPAEWFDWPRTLANRVPWQGSPWKRRYPNVFKILTAADYRTPTGNQIKANVFLRCRTDVSKRLWGILEIWGVNQDPKNCTVADNMGTMVSPFRNEPMGDLTAVAGNDLPRRGYRTILQSWVGVQNDTFMRSEDHGYRRTRRP
- a CDS encoding polysaccharide biosynthesis tyrosine autokinase is translated as MNKEQMQSATLTDLSIKELLALFRRRRGLVIGMVVLGLAVAGLVSLLMPPAYQHISLVLVDGPTQANPNRPDDIVGAIAQSNFRYDVLTQIAIMESFDLRYKALTRINYPLPKVLTQEEFDRLPQVTVTQVQTTNNVLIAVEAEDKDVARALGEALPVVYAEYVEEQQKDQVSRTVTFIDGRLEEEHLRQREAEQQFADFRSQNQIGDSKTESDVRVGQLAEAQRKLSEAQAGYDGAQAALIQAREAYNSTSPTVANPTTLTRVEAIERAEDTLTQLNNARDALLVNNYEDSERIKRLDAQISAQQARLKEVRENRKVSADTNTRNPLRDEFERSMRTSQAVVDASRAQVERWEQVVAQREDAVRNLGPLLAKLRSLETRIGESQLVVQRLLETQNAIRLRSNDLPKPITNLTGKAPARLIRPNIVLNMVLGLLGGIVLGVAAALIRDTQLDKVNTTEEAVAIAEKDILGRVPIRSSSRDPLISDPQKARAFEAYRVLRNSIVLMGGDAPGGKAYVVTSSVPREGKTTVAGNLAVAMALEGKRTVLIDGNVRNPGIHKLFKTAREKGLTEVLEGKITADEALKTTEIANLAVITAGADAANPTELIASEQMKQLVEKLKGQVDYVLIDAPSSFGLADAQSLVHAAKDVVFITQLEGPSKTQMRESVGMIDFAGGNIVGVVINKDRLATSRARAAI
- a CDS encoding HAD-IIIA family hydrolase; this encodes MLSRALRLHREALDALPPEEAVALVGDRIRLAVQSGAKVLFCGNGGSAADAQHLAAEFVGRLRQDRPALSAVALTVDTSVLTAVSNDYGFEHVFARQVEAIGNPCDVLVCLSTSGSSPNVLAACEAAKAKGLTTVAMTGAAPNPLAEQADLCLAAPGASSAQVQEMHIFLGHILCEIAETPLPSSPFLGRPGCPAEPLKTAPQLNRKALFLDRDGIINVDKGYVFKLEHFEFMPGIHETVAKAKASGYAVVVVTNQSGVARGLYRDQDVRALSQWMAEHLDLDAVYYCPHLDHHQCPARKPGAEMINTAVQELGLIKEGSFLIGDRQRDIDAAHAAGIDGYLYEGGSILELFETINLGLKTS
- a CDS encoding mannose-1-phosphate guanylyltransferase; its protein translation is MSFKRIGVIMAGGSGERFWPVSTKSRPKQFLRLTSPEKSLLAEAADRASELFGVENTIIATGLHLAEASRAECASLADTNVLAEPAKRNTTGCLVWVVANLIAQSPEAGADISMAVLTADHRISPPAAFHKTVTTALETAERTGGLVTIGIRPTRAETGYGYIEVGEPDGDAFQVESFREKPDAKTAIVFVSSERFLWNSGMFFWTVPAFMAEMERAQPEIAAVIRKIAGHLSKGENDAAVAAFESLPSISIDYALMEKAERVWVVAADFDWDDLGAWDSLSRSYDADEQGNVGLGSQRLIEVKDSVVYNESETHEVCLLGVEGLAVVVTNGIVMVCPKDRAQEVRKFSNPG
- a CDS encoding endonuclease III, translated to MPKTANRRPKAPYRGSVIPTQELLETLESLYGRSRFVPRFDPLEELVSCILSQHTADANSFPTFTRLRAAYPDWAEVEALGPEKLAGVIRQAGLTNQKAKSICGCLRTIRERFGGYTLEPLESMSDLAARDWLLSLPGVGLKTASIVLCFSFGRHLIPVDTHVHRVSTRLGLLRPGRTADQAHDDLLAIVPQGVSFRFHIALIQHGRILCQAKAPLCGKCPLQDRCPWFAEVTLA
- the plsY gene encoding glycerol-3-phosphate 1-O-acyltransferase PlsY, which produces MVLILAYIGAYLIGAVPFGYLVARARGVDITATGSGNIGATNVARVLGRELGILVFLLDVLKGALPPMLAPIVLAGQPLGVLGLRDHALLLGATAIVGHSLSPFIGFKGGKGVATGFGSLLGLAPLVGLGGFGMFLLSFAFTRIVSLSSLVGSGSVLVLAVLTRQTPLFLAVYTVLVAYVWWKHKANIGRLLRGEEPKLDMKNAGKSESSAETNGKPAEAPAIEETEGLPVEKG
- a CDS encoding LptF/LptG family permease, whose protein sequence is MRELSVPLFIGTIVIALLFVANDMIALFKTFNLESIPPLAIIQLLLFKLPQWLSMTLPVGAALGASLAISRLARESEITAMRAAGVRVLRVFLPVLVCGAVVAACNFLVVDRLVPPAAKAYTRLINEVGLLGAAPQFRSNVVLEIDRFTASFGTVSRSDQGTILLTEILLIERPRQGETILYWAKSGEYKDGVWRILAPTIYHLRGTTLTAAETKKEVPINEPIRIADLFAPPTPDQETVASLQEAIRSRRAALQSTTALEIALQQKFAVPFSCLVFSLTGAVFAMLFARAGPFMGVLVSLGLVWLYFNLYVISGEIFGRNHWVSPMVAAWLPNLLYLFVGLILVRRLE